From the genome of Solanum stenotomum isolate F172 unplaced genomic scaffold, ASM1918654v1 scaffold9962, whole genome shotgun sequence, one region includes:
- the LOC125853185 gene encoding formin-like protein 13 isoform X5 yields MALFRKLFYWKPPDGLLEIGGDRVYVFDRCFSTDVWEEKNYKGYVASVISQLRDHYPDVSILAFNFREGESESLIANDLSEHDVTIMDYPRHYEGCPLLSMEMINHFLRSSESWLSLGQQNVLLLHCEWGGWPVLAFMLAALLIYRRHFNGEQKTLDMIHKQAPHELLHLMQPLNPIPSQLRYLQYVARRNLNTQWPPLDRALTLDCIIIRMVPNFDGKGGCRPIFRIYGQDPLIVSDRSPKSLFSTQKKSNIVRYYKQEECELVKIDITCHIQGDVVLECISLHDDREIMMFRTMFNTSFIQSSILILNSDEVDTLWDAKDQFPKDFRIEVLFSDMDVAASVVPVDLSCFDKKDGLPVEAFAKVQEIINSADWLNQKGDAASNMLEQITESNLIPEKLGSPPETTATTKLIDQATLENPQKRQELAALENNAKGLAQSTLEQQVGSSSEAYRSNKQEAVFQLVETKGHP; encoded by the exons TATTTGATAGGTGTTTCTCTACTGATGTTTGGGAAGAGAAAAATTACAAAGGCTATGTAGCAAGCGTAATTAGCCAACTTCGGGATCATTACCCTGACGTGTCAATTTTGGCTTTCAATTTTCGGGAGGGTGAGTCAGAAAGCCTGATTGCAAACGATCTTTCCGAGCATGATGTGACAATAATGGATTACCCTCGACACTATGAAGGATGCCCTTTGCTCTCTATGGAGATGATAAACCATTTTCTTAGATCCAGTGAAAGTTGGCTCTCCCTCGGGCAGCAAAATGTGCTCCTACTACACTGTGAATGGGGTGGTTGGCCAGTTTTGGCATTTATGTTGGCTGCATTATTGATATATAGACGACACTTCAACGGAGAACAGAAGACCTTAGACATGATTCATAAGCAGGCTCCTCATGAGCTTTTGCACCTAATGCAACCTCTAAATCCAATTCCTTCTCAACTAAGATATTTACAGTATGTAGCAAGAAGGAACTTGAACACACAATGGCCTCCCTTGGATAGAGCACTCACTCTGGATTGCATTATTATAAGGATGGTACCTAATTTTGATGGCAAGGGTGGATGTCGGCCCATATTTCGTATTTATGGACAGGATCCATTAATAGTTTCTGATCGGTCTCCGAAAAGTTTGTTCTCCACACAAAAGAAAAGTAATATTGTCCGTTACTACAAGCAG GAAGAATGTGAATTAGTCAAGATTGATATCACTTGTCATATACAAGGTGATGTTGTCTTGGAATGTATTAGCTTGCACGATGACCGGGAAATAATGATGTTTCGAACCATGTTTAACACATCTTTTATTCAGTCAAGCATTCTGATACTTAACAGTGATGAAGTTGATACATTGTGGGATGCTAAGGATCAATTTCCAAAAGACTTCAGAATTGAG GTTCTTTTTTCAGACATGGATGTTGCTGCTTCTGTAGTCCCTGTTGATTTGTCTTGTTTCGATAAGAAGGATGGCCTTCCAGTGGAGGCATTTGCTAAAGTTCAGGAAATCATTAACAGTGCCGATTGGCTAAATCAAAAGGGTGATGCTGCTAGCAATATGCTCGAACAAATAACTGAATCAAATTTGATCCCGGAAAAATTGGGATCTCCACCTGAGACAACAGCCACTACCAAGCTCATTGATCAAGCTACTTTGGAGAACCCTCAAAAGAGGCAAGAACTTGCAGCATTAGAGAATAATGCTAAGGGCTTGGCACAGTCTACTTTGGAGCAGCAGGTTGGGTCATCCTCTGAAGCATACCGTAGCAACAAACAAGAAGCTGTGTTTCAGCTTGTTGAAACCAAAG GCCATCCGTGA
- the LOC125853185 gene encoding formin-like protein 13 isoform X4 has translation MALFRKLFYWKPPDGLLEIGGDRVYVFDRCFSTDVWEEKNYKGYVASVISQLRDHYPDVSILAFNFREGESESLIANDLSEHDVTIMDYPRHYEGCPLLSMEMINHFLRSSESWLSLGQQNVLLLHCEWGGWPVLAFMLAALLIYRRHFNGEQKTLDMIHKQAPHELLHLMQPLNPIPSQLRYLQYVARRNLNTQWPPLDRALTLDCIIIRMVPNFDGKGGCRPIFRIYGQDPLIVSDRSPKSLFSTQKKSNIVRYYKQEECELVKIDITCHIQGDVVLECISLHDDREIMMFRTMFNTSFIQSSILILNSDEVDTLWDAKDQFPKDFRIEVLFSDMDVAASVVPVDLSCFDKKDGLPVEAFAKVQEIINSADWLNQKGDAASNMLEQITESNLIPEKLGSPPETTATTKLIDQATLENPQKRQELAALENNAKGLAQSTLEQQVGSSSEAYRSNKQEAVFQLVETKESSASVTSPPVSPHESKTVEHPSLYGKECGKLKEVSSLSEIKDRPLMTNVLMSPTPPPLLTKDQGHP, from the exons TATTTGATAGGTGTTTCTCTACTGATGTTTGGGAAGAGAAAAATTACAAAGGCTATGTAGCAAGCGTAATTAGCCAACTTCGGGATCATTACCCTGACGTGTCAATTTTGGCTTTCAATTTTCGGGAGGGTGAGTCAGAAAGCCTGATTGCAAACGATCTTTCCGAGCATGATGTGACAATAATGGATTACCCTCGACACTATGAAGGATGCCCTTTGCTCTCTATGGAGATGATAAACCATTTTCTTAGATCCAGTGAAAGTTGGCTCTCCCTCGGGCAGCAAAATGTGCTCCTACTACACTGTGAATGGGGTGGTTGGCCAGTTTTGGCATTTATGTTGGCTGCATTATTGATATATAGACGACACTTCAACGGAGAACAGAAGACCTTAGACATGATTCATAAGCAGGCTCCTCATGAGCTTTTGCACCTAATGCAACCTCTAAATCCAATTCCTTCTCAACTAAGATATTTACAGTATGTAGCAAGAAGGAACTTGAACACACAATGGCCTCCCTTGGATAGAGCACTCACTCTGGATTGCATTATTATAAGGATGGTACCTAATTTTGATGGCAAGGGTGGATGTCGGCCCATATTTCGTATTTATGGACAGGATCCATTAATAGTTTCTGATCGGTCTCCGAAAAGTTTGTTCTCCACACAAAAGAAAAGTAATATTGTCCGTTACTACAAGCAG GAAGAATGTGAATTAGTCAAGATTGATATCACTTGTCATATACAAGGTGATGTTGTCTTGGAATGTATTAGCTTGCACGATGACCGGGAAATAATGATGTTTCGAACCATGTTTAACACATCTTTTATTCAGTCAAGCATTCTGATACTTAACAGTGATGAAGTTGATACATTGTGGGATGCTAAGGATCAATTTCCAAAAGACTTCAGAATTGAG GTTCTTTTTTCAGACATGGATGTTGCTGCTTCTGTAGTCCCTGTTGATTTGTCTTGTTTCGATAAGAAGGATGGCCTTCCAGTGGAGGCATTTGCTAAAGTTCAGGAAATCATTAACAGTGCCGATTGGCTAAATCAAAAGGGTGATGCTGCTAGCAATATGCTCGAACAAATAACTGAATCAAATTTGATCCCGGAAAAATTGGGATCTCCACCTGAGACAACAGCCACTACCAAGCTCATTGATCAAGCTACTTTGGAGAACCCTCAAAAGAGGCAAGAACTTGCAGCATTAGAGAATAATGCTAAGGGCTTGGCACAGTCTACTTTGGAGCAGCAGGTTGGGTCATCCTCTGAAGCATACCGTAGCAACAAACAAGAAGCTGTGTTTCAGCTTGTTGAAACCAAAG AATCTAGTGCTTCTGTTACATCACCACCAGTGTCACCTCATGAAAGCAAAACTGTGGAACATCCTTCACTTTATGGAAAAGAATGTGGTAAGCTGAAAGAAGTTTCTTCTCTATCTGAAATCAAGGACCGACCACTCATGACAAATGTCCTCATGTCGCCTACTCCTCCACCTTTATTGACAAAGGATCAAG GCCATCCGTGA
- the LOC125853185 gene encoding formin-like protein 13 isoform X6: MALFRKLFYWKPPDGLLEIGGDRVYVFDRCFSTDVWEEKNYKGYVASVISQLRDHYPDVSILAFNFREGESESLIANDLSEHDVTIMDYPRHYEGCPLLSMEMINHFLRSSESWLSLGQQNVLLLHCEWGGWPVLAFMLAALLIYRRHFNGEQKTLDMIHKQAPHELLHLMQPLNPIPSQLRYLQYVARRNLNTQWPPLDRALTLDCIIIRMVPNFDGKGGCRPIFRIYGQDPLIVSDRSPKSLFSTQKKSNIVRYYKQEECELVKIDITCHIQGDVVLECISLHDDREIMMFRTMFNTSFIQSSILILNSDEVDTLWDAKDQFPKDFRIEVLFSDMDVAASVVPVDLSCFDKKDGLPVEAFAKVQEIINSADWLNQKGDAASNMLEQITESNLIPEKLGSPPETTATTKLIDQATLENPQKRQELAALENNAKGLAQSTLEQQVGSSSEAYRSNKQEAVFQLVETKV, translated from the exons TATTTGATAGGTGTTTCTCTACTGATGTTTGGGAAGAGAAAAATTACAAAGGCTATGTAGCAAGCGTAATTAGCCAACTTCGGGATCATTACCCTGACGTGTCAATTTTGGCTTTCAATTTTCGGGAGGGTGAGTCAGAAAGCCTGATTGCAAACGATCTTTCCGAGCATGATGTGACAATAATGGATTACCCTCGACACTATGAAGGATGCCCTTTGCTCTCTATGGAGATGATAAACCATTTTCTTAGATCCAGTGAAAGTTGGCTCTCCCTCGGGCAGCAAAATGTGCTCCTACTACACTGTGAATGGGGTGGTTGGCCAGTTTTGGCATTTATGTTGGCTGCATTATTGATATATAGACGACACTTCAACGGAGAACAGAAGACCTTAGACATGATTCATAAGCAGGCTCCTCATGAGCTTTTGCACCTAATGCAACCTCTAAATCCAATTCCTTCTCAACTAAGATATTTACAGTATGTAGCAAGAAGGAACTTGAACACACAATGGCCTCCCTTGGATAGAGCACTCACTCTGGATTGCATTATTATAAGGATGGTACCTAATTTTGATGGCAAGGGTGGATGTCGGCCCATATTTCGTATTTATGGACAGGATCCATTAATAGTTTCTGATCGGTCTCCGAAAAGTTTGTTCTCCACACAAAAGAAAAGTAATATTGTCCGTTACTACAAGCAG GAAGAATGTGAATTAGTCAAGATTGATATCACTTGTCATATACAAGGTGATGTTGTCTTGGAATGTATTAGCTTGCACGATGACCGGGAAATAATGATGTTTCGAACCATGTTTAACACATCTTTTATTCAGTCAAGCATTCTGATACTTAACAGTGATGAAGTTGATACATTGTGGGATGCTAAGGATCAATTTCCAAAAGACTTCAGAATTGAG GTTCTTTTTTCAGACATGGATGTTGCTGCTTCTGTAGTCCCTGTTGATTTGTCTTGTTTCGATAAGAAGGATGGCCTTCCAGTGGAGGCATTTGCTAAAGTTCAGGAAATCATTAACAGTGCCGATTGGCTAAATCAAAAGGGTGATGCTGCTAGCAATATGCTCGAACAAATAACTGAATCAAATTTGATCCCGGAAAAATTGGGATCTCCACCTGAGACAACAGCCACTACCAAGCTCATTGATCAAGCTACTTTGGAGAACCCTCAAAAGAGGCAAGAACTTGCAGCATTAGAGAATAATGCTAAGGGCTTGGCACAGTCTACTTTGGAGCAGCAGGTTGGGTCATCCTCTGAAGCATACCGTAGCAACAAACAAGAAGCTGTGTTTCAGCTTGTTGAAACCAAAG TGTAG